The Halalkalibacter krulwichiae genome has a segment encoding these proteins:
- a CDS encoding LCP family protein, giving the protein MSTRRERKNKKRKTQRKYLILSVFLVIPLAFITVTTYSFIQYEEGKTASENYIMHKGQSEYQEEKNSFAKTIMKKEPTNHEPMNVLLVGVDKSNNGIARTDTIMIGQYNPSNGASKIASIMRDSYVEIPGHSKNKINAAFAFGGVDLLRQTIEDNFGLNIHYYALIDFSGFIQLVDTIAPSGLQVTIQERMYDPKHSVDYQPGQYILNGEDTLNYVRFRKNSESDFGRVRRQQEIITILKNELFTFSGMTKIPKLIGMIEPLIETNIQKTKMLNLGRNFILHPVKDIETMRIPVGGNFEDAYYPHAGSVLQLDMSANIKAMEDFFSEESEESMDEDK; this is encoded by the coding sequence ATGTCTACCCGAAGAGAGCGAAAGAACAAAAAACGTAAAACACAAAGGAAATACTTAATATTATCAGTATTCCTCGTTATACCTCTTGCTTTCATAACCGTTACGACGTACTCTTTTATACAATATGAAGAAGGAAAAACGGCCTCAGAAAATTACATTATGCATAAGGGTCAAAGTGAATATCAAGAAGAAAAGAATTCTTTTGCTAAAACAATTATGAAAAAGGAACCCACCAATCATGAACCAATGAATGTTTTGTTAGTAGGAGTCGATAAATCAAACAATGGTATTGCACGAACAGATACCATTATGATTGGACAATATAATCCTTCTAATGGTGCTAGTAAAATCGCTTCTATTATGCGTGATTCTTATGTTGAAATTCCAGGACACTCCAAGAACAAAATAAATGCTGCATTTGCCTTTGGTGGGGTTGATTTACTTCGACAGACAATTGAAGATAATTTCGGCTTAAACATTCATTATTACGCATTAATTGATTTTTCTGGTTTCATCCAATTAGTTGATACAATTGCTCCAAGTGGACTTCAGGTAACTATCCAGGAACGAATGTATGACCCTAAACATTCGGTGGACTACCAACCAGGTCAATATATATTAAATGGTGAAGATACATTAAACTATGTTCGTTTTCGTAAAAATAGCGAGAGTGATTTTGGACGTGTAAGAAGACAGCAAGAAATTATTACCATTCTAAAAAATGAACTATTTACCTTTTCTGGCATGACGAAAATCCCAAAATTAATTGGCATGATCGAACCTTTGATTGAGACGAATATTCAAAAAACGAAAATGCTTAATCTTGGACGAAATTTCATATTACATCCGGTAAAAGACATCGAGACAATGCGAATCCCAGTTGGTGGAAACTTTGAAGATGCTTATTACCCTCATGCCGGCTCTGTTTTACAATTGGATATGAGTGCAAACATAAAAGCAATGGAGGATTTTTTTTCTGAGGAATCTGAAGAATCAATGGATGAAGATAAATAA
- a CDS encoding YjzC family protein has protein sequence MGQSRMFEPGQKAPNNGIYVEIGETGDMVQSPKSLKLQAGDTFPDTQNHNRKWTYKPKPKAGL, from the coding sequence ATGGGGCAAAGCCGAATGTTTGAACCGGGTCAAAAAGCGCCAAATAACGGAATTTACGTTGAAATTGGTGAAACAGGCGATATGGTTCAAAGTCCGAAATCTTTAAAGTTGCAAGCTGGTGATACGTTCCCAGATACTCAAAACCATAATCGGAAATGGACGTATAAACCGAAGCCAAAAGCAGGCTTATAA
- a CDS encoding beta-ketoacyl-ACP synthase III produces the protein MTKAGIIGMGSYIGEELVTNADFEKKIDTNDEWIRTRTGIEERRFAPQGVESSDMAYIAAKQALENAEISAEQLDLILVATVTPDMPFPTVSALIQDRLGAKNAAAMDVSAACAGFIYGLATAQQFIENNAYKHILVVGVEKLSKITNFEDRNTAVLFGDGAGAAVVGPVSEDKGILAFELGADGSGAMHINQKGPYLEMNGREVFKFAVRQMGESSLKVLEKAGLTKEDCDFLVPHQANIRIMEASRERLNLPQEKMSMQIHRFGNTSSASIPIAMVEELNSGKIKDGDVIVLVGFGAGLVWGSVAIRWGK, from the coding sequence ATGACAAAAGCCGGAATTATTGGGATGGGTAGCTATATTGGAGAAGAGCTTGTAACAAACGCTGACTTTGAAAAGAAAATTGATACAAATGATGAATGGATTAGAACGAGAACGGGCATTGAGGAAAGGCGTTTTGCCCCTCAAGGAGTAGAAAGTTCAGATATGGCTTATATCGCTGCAAAGCAAGCATTAGAGAATGCAGAGATTTCGGCAGAACAACTAGATTTAATTTTAGTAGCTACGGTAACACCGGATATGCCATTTCCGACCGTTTCTGCTTTAATTCAAGATCGTCTCGGTGCAAAAAATGCTGCAGCTATGGATGTTAGTGCAGCTTGTGCAGGGTTTATCTATGGTTTAGCTACGGCTCAACAATTTATCGAGAACAATGCATACAAGCATATTCTTGTTGTTGGAGTTGAAAAATTATCGAAAATAACGAATTTTGAGGATCGAAACACAGCAGTACTATTTGGTGATGGAGCAGGTGCGGCTGTCGTTGGTCCGGTATCTGAGGATAAAGGTATACTTGCATTTGAACTAGGTGCTGATGGCTCTGGTGCAATGCACATTAATCAAAAAGGACCTTACTTAGAAATGAACGGAAGAGAAGTCTTTAAATTTGCAGTACGTCAAATGGGAGAATCATCTCTTAAAGTTCTTGAAAAAGCAGGGTTAACAAAAGAAGATTGCGACTTCTTAGTACCGCATCAAGCAAACATTAGAATCATGGAAGCTTCGCGGGAGCGTTTAAATTTACCACAAGAGAAAATGTCAATGCAAATTCATAGGTTTGGGAACACCTCTTCAGCATCAATTCCAATAGCTATGGTTGAAGAATTAAATAGTGGTAAAATTAAAGATGGAGATGTAATTGTTCTAGTTGGATTTGGAGCAGGGCTTGTATGGGGATCTGTTGCAATTCGTTGGGGTAAATAA
- a CDS encoding peptide chain release factor 3, producing MKNYKEAVESRRTFAIISHPDAGKTTLTEKLLLFGGAIREAGSVKGKKTAKHAMSDWMEIEKQRGISVTSSVLEFEYDGYHVNILDTPGHEDFSEDTYRTLTAADSATMLIDAAKGVEAQTKKLFKVCKMRGIPIFTFMNKLDRQGRDPFELMEELEDLLGIRSYPMGWPIGMGQSFSGVYDRHNKRLELYNPNNPKEIDVIQLEGPDDPKLDEAIGDASLVAQFREELELLDVAGDEYDANLIAKGELTPIFFGSAISSFGVQTFLEHYLNLSPAPTPRESSSGIINPLTHSKFSGFIFKIQANMNPAHRDRIAFLRITSGKFERGMNVKHVRIGKNLKLSQPTQFLAQSRSIIDEAYAGDIIGLFDPGTFRIGDTLVEGEAFEFDEMPHFSPEFFSAITVKEALKHKSFEKGLQQLTEEGAIQLFKTYNRFTEQQIVGVVGVLQFEVLEYRLKHEYHVDIQLERLPFSFARWVSGPTEALEAFKRTQRNLATDRDGRIVVLFENEFQMRTAIEKYPDMKFHENSFIREG from the coding sequence ATGAAGAATTATAAAGAGGCAGTCGAGTCGCGTCGTACATTCGCGATTATTTCCCATCCTGACGCCGGAAAAACAACCTTAACGGAGAAACTCCTTCTGTTCGGAGGTGCCATTCGTGAAGCTGGATCGGTAAAAGGAAAGAAAACAGCTAAACATGCGATGAGTGATTGGATGGAGATCGAAAAACAACGTGGGATTTCTGTAACTAGTTCTGTACTTGAATTTGAATACGATGGTTATCACGTGAACATCCTTGATACTCCTGGTCACGAAGATTTCAGTGAAGATACGTATCGTACTTTAACAGCAGCTGATTCAGCTACGATGTTAATTGATGCCGCCAAAGGGGTAGAAGCACAGACAAAGAAACTTTTCAAAGTATGTAAAATGAGGGGTATACCAATCTTTACATTTATGAATAAGCTGGACCGACAAGGAAGAGACCCTTTCGAATTAATGGAAGAGCTTGAAGACTTATTAGGAATTCGTTCCTACCCAATGGGTTGGCCGATTGGAATGGGCCAATCATTTTCAGGAGTTTATGACCGACATAATAAAAGATTAGAATTATATAATCCAAACAACCCAAAAGAAATTGATGTCATTCAATTAGAAGGTCCAGATGATCCAAAGTTAGATGAAGCAATTGGTGATGCAAGCCTTGTTGCTCAGTTTAGAGAAGAGTTAGAACTTTTAGATGTTGCAGGAGATGAATATGATGCGAACCTTATTGCAAAAGGTGAATTAACACCGATCTTTTTTGGGAGTGCTATCTCCTCATTCGGCGTACAAACTTTCTTAGAGCATTATCTCAACTTATCACCAGCACCAACACCTCGGGAGAGCTCATCTGGTATCATTAACCCTCTGACTCACTCAAAATTCTCAGGATTTATCTTTAAGATCCAGGCTAATATGAATCCTGCCCATCGTGATCGCATTGCATTTTTGCGAATTACATCTGGGAAATTTGAACGAGGGATGAATGTCAAACATGTTCGAATTGGAAAAAATTTAAAGCTTTCTCAACCAACACAATTCCTTGCACAAAGCAGGAGTATTATTGACGAGGCCTACGCTGGAGATATTATTGGGCTTTTTGACCCCGGTACTTTTCGAATTGGTGATACCCTTGTAGAGGGAGAGGCGTTTGAATTTGATGAAATGCCGCACTTTTCTCCTGAGTTTTTTAGTGCCATTACAGTAAAAGAAGCTCTGAAACATAAGTCATTTGAAAAAGGGCTACAACAATTAACGGAAGAAGGCGCCATTCAACTATTCAAAACGTATAATCGCTTTACTGAACAGCAAATTGTCGGTGTAGTCGGTGTCTTACAGTTTGAAGTACTAGAATACCGTCTTAAACATGAGTATCATGTTGATATCCAACTTGAACGACTACCTTTTTCTTTTGCTCGTTGGGTATCTGGTCCTACTGAAGCATTAGAAGCGTTCAAACGTACTCAAAGGAACTTAGCAACCGATCGCGATGGACGAATCGTAGTTCTTTTTGAAAATGAATTTCAAATGCGGACCGCAATTGAAAAATATCCAGATATGAAATTTCATGAGAATTCATTTATTCGCGAAGGTTGA
- the argF gene encoding ornithine carbamoyltransferase, producing MNTVVNNNNKTLSGRDFLTLFDYTAAEITELIELAIELKKDKAKYAEALKGLSLGMIFENASTRTRVSFEVGMTQLGGHALFLSPKDMQIGRGEPVVDTANVLARYVDAIMIRTNSHELVEELAQYSSVPVINALTDNYHPCQAMADLLTIIEYKGTLEGLKLAYVGDGNNVAHSLLIAGAKVGIDVSIATPKGYEVNSEIFAKVQAVAQETGAQIVQTNDPIEAVQNADVIYTDVWASMGYEQEQTERVKQFHEFQVNDQLAAHAKDDFIFLHCLPAHRGEEVTAEVIDGSHSVIYDQAENRLHAQKAILVALLGK from the coding sequence GTGAATACAGTAGTTAATAATAACAATAAAACGTTATCTGGACGTGATTTTCTTACGTTATTTGATTATACAGCAGCTGAAATTACTGAACTTATAGAGTTGGCAATTGAACTAAAAAAAGATAAGGCTAAATATGCTGAAGCATTAAAAGGATTATCATTAGGAATGATTTTCGAAAATGCTTCAACGCGTACTCGTGTCTCATTTGAAGTCGGAATGACACAATTAGGCGGCCATGCTTTATTTTTAAGTCCAAAAGATATGCAAATTGGTCGAGGGGAGCCAGTCGTTGATACGGCAAATGTTCTTGCGCGCTATGTTGATGCAATTATGATTCGCACAAACTCCCATGAGCTTGTAGAAGAGTTGGCTCAATATTCATCTGTTCCGGTTATTAATGCCTTAACGGACAATTATCATCCTTGCCAAGCTATGGCTGATTTATTAACAATCATCGAGTATAAGGGCACGTTAGAAGGATTGAAGTTAGCATATGTAGGCGATGGCAATAATGTTGCACATTCATTGCTAATAGCTGGAGCGAAAGTAGGCATAGATGTAAGCATTGCAACTCCAAAAGGATATGAAGTCAATTCAGAAATCTTTGCGAAAGTGCAAGCTGTAGCACAGGAAACAGGTGCCCAAATTGTTCAAACAAATGATCCAATTGAAGCTGTTCAAAATGCTGATGTTATTTATACGGATGTTTGGGCGAGCATGGGTTATGAACAAGAGCAAACGGAGCGAGTGAAACAATTTCATGAGTTTCAAGTAAATGATCAGTTAGCAGCTCATGCAAAAGATGATTTTATCTTTTTACATTGTTTACCTGCACATCGCGGCGAAGAAGTAACAGCAGAAGTGATTGATGGAAGTCATTCAGTTATTTACGACCAAGCTGAAAACCGTCTTCATGCTCAAAAAGCAATATTAGTCGCATTACTAGGTAAATAA
- the fabF gene encoding beta-ketoacyl-ACP synthase II yields MEKRRVVITGMGAVTPLGLDVETTWNSAIEGKSGVGPLTRVPAEDFPMKVAAEINEFDPATFMDKKEARKMDRFTQFAVASALMALKDSKLEITEEIAPRVGVWIGSGIGGMETYEQNFRQFLEKGHRRVSPFFVPMMIPDMASGQVSIITGAKGINSCSVTACASGTNSIGDAFKVIQRGDADIMITGGSEAPITNMAVAGFCSAKAVSTSEDPSTASRPFDANRDGFVMGEGAGILILESLESAQKRGATIYAEIVGYGATGDAHHVTAPAPEGEGGARAMKQAIDDAGLKPEDIDYLNAHGTSTPYNDKFETMATKTVFGEHAYNMAISSTKSMTGHLLGAAGAVEAILSIKAIKEGIIPPTINYQTADPDCDLDYVPNTARKQTVRAAVSNSLGFGGHNATLVFKAYQD; encoded by the coding sequence GTGGAAAAAAGACGTGTCGTAATAACCGGAATGGGAGCAGTAACTCCATTAGGCCTAGATGTTGAAACAACTTGGAATAGTGCAATAGAAGGCAAATCTGGTGTTGGACCTTTAACGAGAGTACCTGCAGAAGACTTTCCGATGAAAGTAGCTGCAGAAATAAATGAATTCGATCCAGCTACGTTTATGGATAAAAAAGAAGCGCGAAAAATGGATCGTTTCACTCAATTTGCAGTAGCTTCTGCTTTAATGGCATTAAAGGATTCAAAGCTGGAAATTACTGAAGAGATTGCACCGAGAGTAGGGGTGTGGATTGGTTCAGGTATTGGTGGAATGGAAACTTATGAACAGAACTTCCGTCAATTTCTTGAAAAAGGACATCGTCGTGTAAGTCCATTCTTTGTGCCGATGATGATTCCTGATATGGCATCAGGTCAAGTATCTATTATTACAGGGGCAAAGGGAATTAACTCTTGTTCTGTAACAGCTTGTGCTTCAGGGACAAACTCAATTGGTGATGCATTTAAAGTCATCCAACGTGGAGATGCTGATATTATGATAACCGGTGGTTCAGAAGCGCCCATAACCAATATGGCCGTGGCTGGTTTCTGTTCAGCTAAAGCTGTTTCAACTAGTGAAGATCCTTCTACCGCTTCAAGACCATTTGATGCTAATCGTGATGGTTTTGTTATGGGAGAAGGAGCTGGAATCTTAATCCTTGAAAGTCTCGAATCAGCACAAAAGCGTGGGGCAACGATTTATGCTGAAATTGTTGGATATGGTGCTACTGGAGATGCGCACCATGTAACTGCTCCTGCTCCTGAAGGAGAGGGTGGAGCAAGAGCTATGAAACAAGCAATTGATGATGCTGGGCTAAAACCTGAGGACATCGATTACTTGAATGCTCATGGTACAAGTACGCCATACAATGATAAATTTGAAACAATGGCTACGAAAACAGTATTCGGTGAGCATGCCTACAATATGGCAATTAGCTCAACGAAATCAATGACAGGGCACTTACTAGGAGCAGCAGGAGCTGTTGAGGCAATTTTATCTATTAAAGCTATTAAGGAAGGAATTATCCCTCCAACAATCAATTACCAAACAGCAGATCCTGATTGTGACCTTGATTATGTTCCAAATACTGCACGTAAACAAACAGTTCGTGCTGCAGTAAGTAACTCATTAGGGTTTGGTGGCCATAACGCAACCCTTGTGTTTAAGGCTTATCAAGACTAA
- a CDS encoding ComZ family protein, producing the protein MNNPEMNMKFMQIAMKHLPEGKKFLDAKGIELNMEDLQPMLELLLNVMDEAYELGKSEAVEQPK; encoded by the coding sequence ATGAATAATCCTGAAATGAATATGAAATTTATGCAAATTGCAATGAAGCATCTTCCAGAAGGAAAGAAATTTCTAGATGCAAAAGGGATAGAGCTTAATATGGAAGACCTTCAACCAATGCTTGAGCTCTTACTAAATGTAATGGATGAGGCTTACGAACTTGGAAAATCAGAAGCAGTAGAACAACCTAAATAA
- a CDS encoding NAD-dependent epimerase/dehydratase family protein encodes MKKAVVTGGLGFIGFHLVQKLLREGVEVTVIDQIIEEKKEEQEEKWMRIGRNDLVSFVKENIDHIDLKQTFKDVDVVYHLAASTSNDSRWQKLQKVIENNVNTTKKILENLPDRTKFIFASTIEVYGERPGKITEKTPANPTTPYGITKLASERLIQQDCSKRNLPYIIIRLPTVYGPWQRSDMTYQQVIMGVEKPNVDRSTLDVLFVEDCVESFYLAGKKKVENEIFQLASGIEDAWFKGLEVLGQKELFPKNPIKTVLLGNKALDILGFNAKVSLEKGLAKQREHVTQWHHQRRI; translated from the coding sequence ATGAAAAAAGCTGTAGTAACAGGGGGACTAGGATTCATTGGATTTCATTTAGTACAAAAGCTACTGCGAGAAGGTGTGGAAGTTACGGTTATTGATCAAATTATAGAGGAGAAAAAGGAAGAGCAAGAGGAAAAGTGGATGAGAATTGGACGAAATGATTTAGTATCTTTCGTTAAAGAAAATATAGACCATATTGATTTGAAGCAAACATTTAAAGATGTTGATGTTGTATATCATTTAGCCGCGTCTACTTCTAATGATAGTCGCTGGCAAAAACTTCAAAAGGTAATTGAAAACAATGTCAACACTACGAAGAAGATATTAGAGAATCTCCCTGACCGTACAAAGTTCATTTTTGCATCTACCATAGAAGTGTATGGGGAGAGACCAGGAAAGATTACAGAGAAAACGCCTGCTAATCCGACAACTCCATATGGAATAACAAAATTAGCAAGTGAACGCCTAATTCAACAAGATTGTTCAAAACGCAATTTACCTTATATAATCATCAGGTTACCTACAGTATATGGACCTTGGCAACGAAGTGATATGACATATCAGCAAGTGATAATGGGCGTTGAAAAACCGAATGTAGATCGCTCCACACTAGATGTTCTATTTGTTGAAGACTGTGTTGAATCTTTTTACTTAGCTGGCAAAAAGAAGGTTGAGAATGAAATATTTCAATTAGCATCAGGAATAGAAGATGCGTGGTTTAAAGGGTTAGAAGTGTTAGGGCAAAAGGAATTATTTCCTAAAAATCCAATAAAAACGGTCCTGCTCGGAAATAAAGCGCTGGATATACTCGGGTTTAACGCGAAAGTTTCATTAGAAAAAGGTCTTGCCAAACAAAGGGAACATGTGACACAATGGCACCATCAAAGACGGATTTGA
- a CDS encoding BMP family ABC transporter substrate-binding protein — protein MFIQRILLLLVPVILLIGCASPNASNGNRVGLLLEDTIDDQGWNSKGYQGLLNIHSNLNVEVMFKEDMNTEPKVKNAIEDFVKEEVELVFGHGRYYADLFTEIAPLYPDVHFVSFNGEVEGDNVTSLHFDSYAMGYFAGMIAAAMSETGHIGAIATFPWQPEVQGFEAGAALYGRNDSSVHIEYVHDWFDSELASSYFEQLKSEGVDVFYPAGDGFHVSVIEEARNEGLYAIGYVGDQSDLGESTVLTSTVQHVDYLYELIAEKYFNSELEKGNLRFDFDDGVITLGNFSSKVPEEFQIKIGNAVKSYIETGELPQEPI, from the coding sequence ATGTTTATTCAACGGATTTTATTGTTACTAGTGCCAGTAATACTATTAATAGGCTGTGCCAGTCCGAATGCTAGTAATGGAAATAGAGTAGGATTATTACTCGAAGATACAATTGATGACCAGGGGTGGAATAGTAAAGGATATCAAGGGTTGCTAAACATTCATTCAAATTTAAATGTAGAAGTGATGTTTAAAGAAGATATGAACACAGAACCAAAAGTGAAAAATGCGATAGAAGACTTTGTCAAGGAAGAAGTAGAGCTTGTTTTTGGACATGGTCGTTATTACGCTGATTTATTTACAGAAATTGCACCTTTATATCCTGATGTTCATTTTGTCAGTTTTAACGGAGAAGTTGAAGGAGACAATGTCACAAGTCTTCATTTTGATAGTTATGCAATGGGTTATTTCGCAGGAATGATTGCCGCGGCAATGTCTGAAACAGGACATATTGGAGCAATTGCAACATTTCCATGGCAACCTGAAGTACAAGGTTTTGAAGCAGGTGCAGCACTATATGGAAGAAATGACTCCAGTGTCCACATTGAATATGTACATGACTGGTTTGACAGTGAACTTGCTTCTTCATATTTTGAGCAATTAAAAAGTGAAGGCGTCGATGTATTCTATCCCGCTGGTGATGGGTTTCATGTCAGTGTAATTGAAGAAGCTAGAAATGAAGGATTATATGCAATTGGTTATGTTGGTGATCAATCTGATTTAGGGGAATCAACGGTTCTAACGAGCACGGTCCAGCATGTCGATTATTTATATGAATTAATTGCCGAGAAATATTTTAATAGCGAACTAGAAAAAGGAAATTTGCGATTTGACTTTGATGACGGTGTGATTACGTTAGGAAACTTTAGTTCGAAAGTGCCAGAGGAATTTCAGATAAAGATAGGAAATGCTGTAAAATCTTATATTGAAACAGGAGAGCTTCCACAAGAACCTATATAA